A section of the Streptomyces sp. V3I8 genome encodes:
- a CDS encoding acetyl-CoA C-acetyltransferase — protein MTTEAYVYDAIRTPRGRGKATGALHGTKPVDLVVGLIHEIRDRFPGLDPAAIDDVVLGVVGPVGDQGSDIARIAALAAGLPDTVAGVQENRFCASGLEAVNLAAMKVRSGWEDLVLAGGVESMSRVPMGSDGGAWFADPMTNLATDFVPQGIGADLIATVEGFSRRDVDEYAALSQERAAEAAKDGRFDRSVVPVKDRNGLVVLDHDEHPRPGTTADSLARLKPSFADIGELGGFDAVALQKYHWVERIDHVHHAGNSSGIVDGASLVAVGSKEVGERYGITPRARIVSAAVSGSEPTIMLTGPAPATRKALAKAGLTIDDIDLVEINEAFAAVVLRFARDMGLSLDKVNVNGGAIALGHPLGATGAMILGTLVDELERRDKRFGLATLCVGGGMGIATIVERL, from the coding sequence GTGACCACCGAAGCGTACGTGTACGACGCGATCCGCACCCCGCGCGGCCGCGGCAAGGCGACCGGCGCCCTGCACGGCACCAAGCCCGTCGACCTGGTCGTGGGGCTCATCCACGAGATCCGGGACCGCTTCCCGGGGCTCGACCCGGCCGCGATCGACGACGTCGTGCTCGGTGTCGTCGGACCGGTCGGCGACCAGGGATCCGACATCGCCCGCATCGCGGCCCTCGCCGCCGGCCTGCCGGACACCGTGGCCGGCGTCCAGGAGAACCGCTTCTGCGCGTCGGGTCTGGAAGCCGTCAACCTGGCCGCGATGAAGGTCCGTTCGGGCTGGGAGGACCTCGTCCTCGCGGGCGGCGTCGAGTCGATGTCCCGGGTGCCGATGGGCTCCGACGGCGGCGCCTGGTTCGCCGACCCGATGACCAACCTGGCCACCGACTTCGTACCGCAGGGCATCGGCGCCGACCTCATCGCCACCGTCGAGGGCTTCTCCCGCCGCGACGTCGACGAGTACGCGGCGCTGTCGCAGGAGCGTGCCGCCGAGGCCGCGAAGGACGGCCGCTTCGACAGGTCCGTCGTGCCCGTCAAGGACCGCAACGGGCTCGTCGTCCTCGACCACGACGAGCACCCGCGCCCCGGCACCACGGCCGACTCCCTGGCCCGGCTCAAGCCGTCGTTCGCGGACATCGGCGAGCTGGGCGGCTTCGACGCCGTGGCGCTGCAGAAGTACCACTGGGTGGAGAGGATCGACCACGTCCACCACGCGGGCAACTCCTCCGGGATCGTGGACGGCGCCTCGCTGGTCGCCGTCGGGTCCAAGGAGGTCGGCGAGCGCTACGGGATCACCCCGCGCGCGCGGATCGTCTCCGCGGCCGTCTCCGGCTCCGAGCCGACCATCATGCTGACCGGGCCCGCGCCCGCCACCCGCAAGGCACTCGCCAAGGCCGGCCTGACCATCGACGACATCGACCTCGTCGAGATCAACGAGGCCTTCGCCGCGGTCGTCCTGCGCTTCGCCCGGGACATGGGCCTGTCCCTCGACAAGGTCAACGTCAACGGCGGCGCCATCGCGCTGGGCCACCCGCTCGGCGCGACCGGCGCGATGATCCTCGGCACGCTCGTCGACGAACTGGAGCGCCGGGACAAGCGGTTCGGCCTCGCCACGCTGTGCGTGGGCGGCGGCATGGGCATCGCGACGATCGTCGAGCGCCTGTAA
- a CDS encoding acyl-CoA dehydrogenase family protein — protein MKRQIFTPEHEAFRETVRTFLAKEVLPHHEQWEKDGIVSREAWLAAGRQGLLGLAVPEEYGGGGDTDFRYSAVLAEEFTRAGAAGLALGLHNDVIGPYLTGLGTEEQKRRWLPGFCDGSLITAIAMTEPGAGSDLQGIRTHAEDRGDHWLLNGSKTFISNGILADLVIVVARTTPEGGAKGLSLLVVERGAQGFERGRNLDKIGQKAQDTAELFFHDVRVPKENLLGEPNGAFLHLMTNLAQERLGIAVAGIAAAEHLLEITTDYVKEREAFGRPLARLQHIRFEVAEMATECAVTRTFIDRCIVDHTAGELDAVHASMAKWWATELQKRVADRCLQLHGGYGYMTEYRVAKAFTDGRIQTIYGGTTEIMKEIIGRSLLG, from the coding sequence ATGAAGCGGCAGATCTTCACGCCCGAGCACGAGGCGTTCCGCGAGACCGTCCGCACCTTCCTCGCCAAGGAGGTGCTGCCGCACCACGAGCAGTGGGAGAAGGACGGCATCGTCTCGCGCGAGGCCTGGCTCGCGGCCGGCCGGCAGGGGCTGCTCGGCCTCGCCGTCCCCGAGGAGTACGGGGGCGGCGGCGACACCGACTTCCGCTACAGCGCCGTACTCGCCGAGGAGTTCACGCGCGCGGGCGCCGCCGGGCTCGCGCTCGGGCTGCACAACGACGTCATCGGGCCCTATCTGACGGGCCTCGGCACCGAGGAGCAGAAGCGGCGCTGGCTGCCCGGCTTCTGCGACGGCTCCCTGATCACCGCCATCGCCATGACCGAGCCCGGCGCCGGCTCCGACCTCCAGGGCATCAGGACGCACGCCGAGGACCGGGGCGACCACTGGCTGCTCAACGGCTCCAAGACGTTCATCTCCAACGGCATCCTGGCCGACCTGGTGATCGTCGTCGCCAGGACCACCCCCGAGGGCGGCGCGAAGGGGCTCTCCCTGCTGGTCGTCGAGCGCGGCGCGCAGGGGTTCGAGCGCGGCCGCAACCTCGACAAGATCGGCCAGAAGGCGCAGGACACCGCGGAACTGTTCTTCCACGACGTACGCGTCCCGAAGGAGAACCTGCTCGGCGAGCCGAACGGCGCCTTCCTGCACCTGATGACGAACCTCGCGCAGGAACGGCTGGGCATCGCCGTGGCGGGGATCGCCGCCGCCGAGCACCTGCTGGAGATCACCACCGACTACGTCAAGGAGCGCGAGGCCTTCGGGCGCCCGCTGGCCAGGCTCCAGCACATCCGCTTCGAGGTGGCCGAGATGGCCACCGAGTGCGCCGTCACCCGGACGTTCATCGACCGCTGCATCGTCGACCACACGGCGGGTGAACTCGATGCGGTGCACGCCTCGATGGCCAAGTGGTGGGCCACCGAACTGCAGAAACGCGTCGCGGACCGCTGCCTGCAACTGCACGGCGGCTACGGCTACATGACGGAGTACCGCGTTGCCAAGGCCTTCACCGACGGCCGCATCCAGACCATCTACGGCGGGACGACCGAGATCATGAAGGAGATCATCGGCCGTTCCCTGCTCGGCTGA
- a CDS encoding CaiB/BaiF CoA-transferase family protein gives MAAAGTAGHGPLTGVRVVELAGIGPGPFAAMLLADLGADVVRVDRPGGGGLGIDPAYDITNRNKRSVVVDLKAPDGAERVLGLAGRADVLVEGYRPGVAERLGVGPAACHARNPGLVYGRMTGWGQDGPLAPRAGHDIAYIALTGTLGMIGAPDAPPAVPANLLGDYAGGSLYLVVGVLAALHHARAGGAGQVVDAAIVDGTAHLSSMIHGMLAAGGWHDRRGANLLDGGCPYYGTYRTADGRYMAVGALEERFYDEFTELLGLGEHASARKDLSRWGELREAVAARFGTRTRDEWTAVFDGSDACVAPVLSLREAPHHPHLAARGTFTEHGGITQPAPAPRFSATPTTVRGGPARPGGDTADVARDWDVPDLLQGLPEPKGTPE, from the coding sequence ATGGCAGCGGCGGGAACGGCAGGGCACGGCCCGCTGACCGGGGTGCGCGTGGTCGAGCTGGCGGGCATCGGACCCGGTCCGTTCGCCGCCATGCTCCTCGCCGACCTGGGCGCCGACGTCGTCCGCGTGGACCGGCCCGGCGGCGGGGGGCTCGGGATCGACCCCGCGTACGACATCACCAACCGCAACAAGCGCTCGGTGGTCGTCGACCTCAAGGCACCCGACGGGGCCGAGCGGGTCCTCGGCCTGGCCGGGCGCGCCGACGTCCTCGTCGAGGGCTACCGTCCGGGCGTCGCCGAACGCCTGGGCGTGGGGCCGGCGGCCTGCCACGCCCGCAACCCCGGGCTCGTCTACGGCCGGATGACCGGCTGGGGCCAGGACGGGCCGCTCGCCCCGCGCGCCGGCCACGACATCGCGTACATCGCGCTGACCGGCACCCTCGGCATGATCGGTGCCCCGGACGCGCCCCCGGCCGTCCCCGCCAATCTCCTCGGGGACTACGCGGGCGGCTCGCTGTACCTCGTCGTCGGCGTCCTCGCCGCCCTCCACCACGCGCGCGCGGGCGGCGCCGGTCAGGTCGTGGACGCGGCGATCGTGGACGGCACCGCCCACCTCTCCTCGATGATCCACGGCATGCTGGCCGCCGGCGGCTGGCACGACCGGCGCGGCGCCAACCTCCTGGACGGCGGCTGCCCCTACTACGGCACGTACCGGACGGCCGACGGCCGGTACATGGCGGTCGGCGCGCTGGAGGAGCGGTTCTACGACGAGTTCACCGAACTGCTCGGCCTCGGGGAGCACGCCTCGGCGCGCAAGGACCTCTCCCGCTGGGGCGAGCTGCGCGAGGCGGTCGCGGCCCGCTTCGGGACCCGTACGCGCGACGAGTGGACCGCGGTCTTCGACGGGTCCGACGCGTGCGTGGCGCCCGTGCTCTCGCTGCGCGAGGCACCGCACCACCCGCACCTCGCGGCCCGCGGCACCTTCACCGAACACGGCGGCATCACCCAGCCCGCCCCCGCGCCCCGCTTCTCCGCCACCCCTACCACCGTCCGCGGGGGACCGGCGCGGCCGGGCGGCGACACCGCGGACGTGGCCCGCGACTGGGACGTACCGGATCTCCTGCAGGGCCTCCCCGAACCGAAGGGCACCCCCGAATGA
- a CDS encoding trans-acting enoyl reductase family protein — protein MSRQDGTERTYDIVLFGATGFVGTLTAEYLAAHAPQGLRWAVAARDTGRLERLRDRLTAIDPRCAELPLLRADVTDPASLRDVAEHARVVATTVGPYLQYGEGLVAACAEAGTDYLDLCGEPEFVDLMYVRHDARARETGARLVHAAGFDSVPHDLGAWFTVRQLPEGVPLTVDGFVRVGATFSGGTFASALGQFARGRHMAAAARDRGRHEPRLVGRRAYAPTGAPRYVGELGAWALPLPTVDAQIVRRSARALERYGPDFRYRHYAAVGTLPSAVGGVLGAGTLIAAAQVPAVRRWLSDRLKPGDGPDEEKRAGSWFSVRFIGEGGGKRVFTEVAGGDPGYGDTAKMLAESALCLALDELPSTSGQVTTTVALGDALIERLRGAGIRFRVAATR, from the coding sequence ATGAGCAGGCAGGACGGTACGGAACGCACGTACGACATCGTGCTCTTCGGAGCCACGGGGTTCGTCGGGACACTCACCGCGGAGTACCTCGCCGCCCACGCCCCCCAGGGGCTGCGCTGGGCGGTCGCGGCCCGCGACACCGGGAGGCTGGAGCGGCTGCGGGACCGCTTGACGGCGATCGACCCGCGCTGCGCGGAGCTGCCGCTGCTGCGGGCCGACGTCACCGATCCGGCCTCCCTGCGGGACGTCGCGGAGCACGCGCGCGTGGTGGCCACGACGGTCGGCCCCTACCTGCAGTACGGCGAGGGGCTGGTCGCCGCCTGCGCGGAGGCGGGCACCGACTACCTGGACCTCTGCGGCGAGCCCGAGTTCGTGGACCTCATGTACGTACGGCACGACGCACGCGCGCGGGAGACCGGCGCCCGGCTGGTGCACGCGGCCGGCTTCGACTCGGTCCCGCACGACCTGGGCGCATGGTTCACCGTGCGGCAGCTCCCCGAGGGCGTGCCGCTGACCGTGGACGGGTTCGTACGGGTCGGGGCGACGTTCTCGGGCGGCACCTTCGCCTCCGCCCTGGGTCAGTTCGCGCGCGGGCGGCACATGGCGGCCGCGGCGCGCGACCGCGGGCGGCACGAGCCGCGGCTGGTCGGGCGCCGGGCGTACGCGCCGACGGGCGCCCCGCGCTACGTGGGCGAGCTGGGCGCGTGGGCCCTGCCGCTGCCCACCGTCGACGCGCAGATCGTGCGGCGGTCCGCGCGGGCGCTGGAACGGTACGGGCCCGACTTCCGCTACCGGCACTACGCGGCGGTCGGGACGCTGCCGTCCGCCGTCGGCGGGGTGCTGGGAGCCGGGACGCTCATCGCGGCGGCGCAGGTGCCCGCCGTGCGGCGGTGGCTGTCGGACCGCCTGAAGCCGGGCGACGGACCGGACGAGGAGAAGCGGGCGGGCAGCTGGTTCTCCGTGCGGTTCATCGGGGAGGGGGGCGGCAAGCGGGTCTTCACCGAGGTGGCCGGCGGGGATCCGGGGTACGGGGACACCGCCAAGATGCTGGCCGAGTCGGCGTTGTGTCTCGCCCTCGACGAGCTCCCCTCCACGTCGGGGCAGGTGACGACAACCGTCGCCCTGGGAGATGCGCTCATCGAGCGGCTGCGGGGGGCGGGGATCCGTTTCCGGGTCGCGGCCACGCGGTAG
- a CDS encoding adenosine kinase, with translation MGSGIDVLVLGGAGVDTIVYVSELPLPYADSRMVPSIETRAGQTGDFVALGTHALGLRTHHLDMLGADHHGDLVRALHRDRGVALTEVPQPAGTKRAVNLVGPDGRRLSLYDSTRGHDDDRLPPRTVRALASVSRHAHVSISRPCAHALPVLRETGVTVSTDLHNWDGTQAYHERFAYEADVVFLSTTALADPEGTMRRIADRGRAEVVVATAGAEGAYQLLDGELTHIPAVAPPAPVVDSNGAGDAFAAGYLFGRLTGEPPGRCGLFGAVAGAYACTVPATGSDVISREELLRATATTR, from the coding sequence TTGGGTTCCGGGATCGACGTACTCGTCCTCGGCGGGGCCGGGGTCGACACCATCGTGTACGTGTCCGAACTGCCCCTGCCCTACGCGGACAGCCGTATGGTGCCGTCCATCGAGACGCGGGCCGGGCAGACCGGGGACTTCGTCGCGCTCGGGACGCACGCGCTCGGGCTGCGTACGCACCACCTCGACATGCTCGGCGCCGATCACCACGGCGATCTGGTCCGGGCGCTGCACCGGGACCGGGGGGTCGCGCTCACCGAGGTCCCGCAGCCGGCCGGCACCAAGCGGGCGGTGAACCTCGTCGGGCCGGACGGGCGGCGGCTGTCGCTGTACGACAGCACGCGCGGGCACGACGACGACCGGCTGCCCCCGCGGACCGTACGGGCGCTCGCCTCGGTGAGCCGGCACGCCCACGTCTCCATCAGCCGGCCCTGCGCGCACGCCCTGCCGGTCCTGCGGGAGACGGGGGTGACCGTCTCGACCGACCTGCACAACTGGGACGGGACGCAGGCCTACCACGAGCGGTTCGCGTACGAGGCCGACGTCGTCTTCCTGTCGACGACCGCGCTGGCGGACCCGGAGGGGACCATGCGGCGGATCGCCGACCGGGGCCGGGCCGAGGTCGTCGTCGCCACCGCGGGGGCCGAGGGCGCGTACCAGCTGCTCGACGGCGAGCTGACGCACATCCCGGCCGTCGCACCGCCCGCGCCCGTCGTGGACTCCAACGGGGCCGGGGACGCCTTCGCGGCGGGCTACCTCTTCGGGCGGCTGACGGGCGAACCGCCCGGGCGCTGCGGCCTCTTCGGCGCGGTCGCCGGGGCCTACGCCTGCACGGTGCCGGCCACCGGCTCCGACGTCATCTCCCGCGAGGAGCTGCTCAGGGCCACGGCTACCACCCGATGA
- the mmpA gene encoding morphogenic membrane protein MmpA: MTTHRAPKPAAGPARPAERTVMAGLVLAVVVGVAWTVGMVCTVIGW; the protein is encoded by the coding sequence ATGACGACACACCGCGCCCCGAAGCCCGCCGCCGGCCCCGCCCGGCCCGCCGAACGGACCGTGATGGCGGGACTGGTCCTCGCGGTCGTGGTGGGCGTCGCCTGGACGGTGGGCATGGTCTGCACGGTCATCGGGTGGTAG
- a CDS encoding YCF48-related protein, with the protein MRRVVTAGVCGAAFAAVLTAPAQADGPAAHGPAGGKPAHWEPRATGTDARFRGLSAVSRNTAWLAGSKGTVLRTADGGAHWRNVSPPGAAGLEFRDVEAFDGRRAVVLAIGEGEASRILRTEDGGATWTESFRNTDAKAFYDCMTFLDRRHGLAMSDPVDGKFRILSTGDGGRSWKVLPSAGMPAALEGEAGFAAGGQCLVGSGPRDVWLATGGAARARVLHSADRGRTWTATDSPLPAGDPARGVFALAFRDRTHGIAVGGDYRADQASPKAAAVSGDGGRTWTAATTPPPAYRSGVTWLPRSRTSALAVGPTGTDLTTDGGRTWRTLDTGSYDTVDCAPDLACWASGEKGRVARLER; encoded by the coding sequence ATGAGGCGCGTGGTGACGGCGGGGGTGTGCGGGGCGGCGTTCGCGGCCGTGCTTACCGCACCGGCGCAGGCGGACGGACCGGCGGCCCACGGGCCGGCCGGCGGGAAACCGGCGCACTGGGAACCGAGGGCCACCGGTACGGACGCGCGCTTCCGCGGCCTGTCCGCCGTCAGCCGGAACACCGCCTGGCTGGCCGGATCCAAGGGCACCGTCCTGCGCACCGCCGACGGCGGCGCGCACTGGCGGAACGTGTCGCCGCCCGGGGCCGCCGGACTGGAGTTCCGTGATGTCGAGGCCTTCGACGGCAGGCGCGCCGTGGTGCTGGCCATCGGTGAGGGCGAGGCCTCCAGGATCCTGCGGACCGAGGACGGCGGCGCCACCTGGACCGAGTCGTTCCGCAACACCGACGCCAAGGCCTTCTACGACTGCATGACCTTCCTCGACCGGCGCCACGGACTGGCGATGAGCGACCCGGTGGACGGGAAGTTCCGCATCCTGTCGACCGGCGACGGCGGCCGCTCCTGGAAGGTGCTGCCCAGCGCCGGGATGCCCGCCGCCCTGGAGGGCGAGGCGGGTTTCGCGGCCGGTGGGCAGTGTCTGGTCGGTTCGGGGCCGCGGGACGTGTGGCTGGCCACGGGCGGCGCGGCACGCGCGCGTGTGCTGCACTCCGCCGACCGCGGCCGCACCTGGACCGCCACCGACAGCCCCCTCCCGGCGGGCGACCCGGCACGCGGCGTCTTCGCCCTCGCCTTCCGCGACCGCACGCACGGCATCGCGGTCGGCGGCGACTACCGCGCCGACCAGGCCTCGCCGAAGGCGGCAGCGGTCAGCGGCGACGGCGGCCGCACCTGGACCGCGGCCACCACGCCGCCGCCCGCGTACCGCTCCGGCGTCACCTGGCTCCCGCGCAGCCGCACCTCCGCCCTCGCGGTCGGTCCCACCGGCACCGACCTCACCACGGACGGCGGCCGCACCTGGCGCACGCTGGACACCGGCTCGTACGACACCGTGGACTGCGCCCCCGACCTGGCCTGCTGGGCCTCGGGCGAGAAGGGCCGGGTGGCCCGCCTGGAACGCTGA
- a CDS encoding SsgA family sporulation/cell division regulator, translating to MSTVIEQPVEARLVAAAPRMPSIPATLGYDPHDPFAVRMSFPAPSTLEGVEVCWTFARELLAAGLEEEVGHGDVRVRPYGYDRIVLEFHAPEGTAVIHVRAGELRHFLDSSTELVPVGLEHLHQDLDHGLAELLRDSC from the coding sequence TTGTCCACCGTTATCGAGCAGCCCGTAGAGGCCCGCCTCGTCGCCGCCGCGCCGCGGATGCCGAGCATTCCCGCGACCCTCGGCTACGACCCCCACGATCCCTTCGCCGTCCGCATGTCCTTCCCGGCCCCGTCCACGCTCGAAGGCGTGGAGGTGTGCTGGACCTTCGCCCGTGAGCTGCTCGCCGCGGGCCTGGAGGAGGAGGTGGGGCACGGGGACGTACGGGTGCGGCCGTACGGGTACGACCGCATCGTCCTGGAGTTCCACGCCCCGGAGGGCACCGCCGTGATCCACGTGCGCGCGGGCGAACTGCGGCACTTCCTGGACAGCTCGACGGAACTGGTCCCGGTCGGTCTGGAGCATCTGCACCAGGACCTGGACCACGGGCTCGCCGAACTGCTGCGCGACTCCTGCTGA